Sequence from the Fragaria vesca subsp. vesca linkage group LG4, FraVesHawaii_1.0, whole genome shotgun sequence genome:
TTGAAACATGGACGGGATGAATGAGTTGAGCTCATTGAACATAGCATCGTCTCCATCTCCATAGCTAGTAGAATCCTGGCAATCAAAGTAAGTTTGTATGTCGTCGGGAAACGTGCATTGGTGCAGTTCCGGCGTCGACGACGATGTCATGATCATCGATGAACTGTCAGTGGCCGTGGTCATCTCCATCATCTCCTTGAACTTTGATGATTGAAGTAGGAGCCCTAGGGCTGATGTAGCAGTGGTCGGCCGAGGCAGCTGAGCCATCATGGTTTCTTCGGGAGGACTGTATGCAAGGTTGTGGAAGAAACCTAGTCCAGTTTGGTCTAGCTCATTAGGGTTTTGGGTTACATCTCCGACCAATTTAGCTTCAGTTGTAGGGTTAGTTATTGCCTGGCCAATAATGTCATTGTTAGGACCATTTGGTTTTAGCCATTTAATGTAACGGCTGAGATCGAAGTTGGTTACTGCATTGAGACCACGATACTCTATAGCTGCCATGTCATATGCTGTAGCAGCCTCTTCTTGGGTAGCTGCAAATAATTAAATAGATTATTATGCTTACATTTAATCAATATATATATATATATATATATATATATATAGTCCAGTATTGTTCTTAATTTTCGTCAGTTACAAACTTTCATCGATCATCCTTAGGTAGGTAAATCCAAAATTAGAATTAAAATATTTACAGGCTTGATTCGTTATTTTCAATCAGAATTATATGTTTGTTCTTTATCAATAATTTTCAATAAATGTTTGTGTTTGTGTGGAAACATACCATATGTCCCGAGATAGAGATACTTGTTTCCAAAGACCCGGCCAATTCGAGCTTCCCATCTTCCATTATGATGATGTCTGCTCAATAATGAAATAAAACAAGATTACAACTCAAATTTTCATCGTATTTTTATAAATTTCCATTATGAGCCTCATTATTTGTCTTTATGGATCATATTACGCAGATGAACTAACTCTCATATTGGGTTAAGAAGCAATATACATACAAACAAAGAAAATATTTGGAATTTTGTAAAATGGAGGCTGCATTTTGTCACTTTGAATGTATTTTCCGCAGCATAATAGAATTCTTTCTTCAGACAAAAAAAAGAACTAACATTATGTCTTTGGCGAAAAGAAACATACCTAGCAACACCTCTATATTTAGAAACTCCACGAGAAAAACCACTGCTCTTCCTGCAAATTGATTACCCCCGTTAGAAATAAAGCAGCCAATTTTGAGTTATACTTTTAGATAAAGAGATTTACCTTCTCAAGGATCCAATATATTCCTCTCTTGATTGGCCTTCCATATCATTCATTTCTTTTTGATATGTCGCTAACTACAATCAGAAAAATCAAATGTAACAAGTTCAGAATTTCCTCGCTAATATTTGCAAGATCGATCATTTCCAAAATTATATAAGCATAAATACAAATTCTATTGAAAAACATAGTGAAAAAGATTCCATAAACCGATAAACAAATTACCGGAAAGTTGAGAATTGTATCTTGACCCCAGTACTTCAGCGCTGCCAAGTCATAAGCATGTGCTGCAGCTTCTTCATCATCATATGCTCCTGATAAAATGAATAAGTACGTACCAAAAGCTTCAGTCAAGAAAGATATATTTTGATCACTCTTTCTTTAGATTAATATAGTAGAAATGAAAACTCACCAAGGTATACTGCAGTTGTGTAACATTCCAAGCATAAAACAGCAGCAGCATGAAGCCAAGAAGGAAATAAAGATTATTAGGATTTAGGAATTGAATTCATGAGGAACTTACAGAAAGTACTACTGCATGAAAAATAAATAGTAATCATGTAGATGATATTGCTAACCTTGACGGCCTTTCTTGTTTTGTGATTCATTCCAGCAATTCTTGTCCCACAGATGAGCCTCATAACGGCCAGTCCATCGGTGCCTGAACAAGTAACCGCAGAGAAAACGCAGTTTAGCTAGGAATGATCGAATTAGGAGATTGAAGAAAAACGAACCCAGAAACTTAGCATGAAGCTAGAGAACTAGTTAATAAGAACCAATCTGTATGCATTATATATATATATATATAGGTGTGTATGAACCTTGTGACGCCTCGATAAATGGAGCTGCGTTGAGGCGGGGAGTCTCTCGGCACACTTCTCCTCGTTCGTTTCACCTTCGTGACTGCAGTTTTATTAACTGCATTTGCATTATTCACAGCAGTAGCAGTAGTAGTTGCATTATTATTTCCATTGGCTTTCTGGTTCTGATTTGATAACTTGGCCATTTCTGAGAGCGATCAAGATAAAGGAGAATTGTTTGAGAGAATTTCAGAGATGGAGGAGATCAATGACTGAGTCCTCCAGCTTAGGAGGCTTATAAAGGAATCACGTACGTAGAGGAGGAAAATATTAATTAATAAATTAAGAAACTAATTTAATTAATTTATGCATGCTATCTGGGTAGTGTGAGCTGCCAATTTATGAGATTGCCGGCTGGGGAGGTTGTTTGTTTATGGCCGTCTGTAACCGGCACCATCTGGTATCTAGCGCCTCGTCCCACCTAACTTTTACGTGATGTGCTATTGCCATCAATGGACTAAAATCTAAAACAATAGAGCCAATCCTGTCTTAATCTATAGGGATATCTCTTCCTTCTCTAATCTTGATTATACATTATATATATGCATTACAGTTATACACACGTACACAACAATTTATTTAGAGTAAAAAATATTCCTAGGAAAAGAAATATAAACATTTATATATATAGGGGCAATTTTCACAGTAGTGAGGACGTCCTCATCTATGAAACCGTGCACTCGCTACCCTATTTTTCGAGAGGCTTATCTTAAAATGTAGGATTAATTAACAATTAGAATCATCTATCGATCGCTTCTTAATTTATGAAACGTCAAAGCAAACATGTAACATGTACATGTCTAACAAATATGGAGATGTCCATATTGTATGTTGATGTGCTCATATTATCCTATATTTATATGCATCCTAATCTTCGTATTTGTGTTTAGTTCTCTTATTTGTGATTGATTTACATTAATTTAGTGTTTTTGTAGGTTTGTGTCGTAGATAGAAGAAAGGGAGCTAAAATGCGCAAATAAGGATTGAAAGGTGACTGCAATCCCAAATGTTAGAATCTGCCTGAGCAGAACGTCCAACTTTGCCAAATTATTGGGAATGACTCAGATTGAATCAGACAATGAGCTTATATCATTGGAAAACTACAGATGTCTACTTTCTGTAGGATTTTACGGATATCAATTTCAATACTTCTAGACCGAGTTATGATTGTTTGAATAAAGATAGGTCAGATCAGAAAATCTGCTCGAATTTGTAAACATTTGTGGAGAACTCAAGTTCTGTGTCACAAGACTGTCAACCCTAGTGCTTCAAGTACAACGATGCAGATGAGGATTCAAGGAGTACATGTATCCCCAGTTCTACAAGAGATATCTCAAGGTTTTCCCATTCCATATCAAGAAAGGAGTCTGAATCCAAGTTTTACAAACAAACTTGAAGTCACAGATGAGCATGAAACTTCTCTATTTAAGGGAGCACGAATTTCACATGGAGTGGGGTCTCGAGAGCACGTTGTAGACGCCTAAAGGAGAAGAGATCCATCCACCCTTCACCTTTCCATTCTTTTTATGTTTTCGTTATTTTTTTCTTAGTCATCTTTTGCTAAATCTTTTCTAGGGTCAGGATGATGCTCTAACATGATTGTTTATGTTTTAGATGATTGATTAATGAATTTATAGTTTCTTTATGATGAATTCTTAATCACTATTTTAATCGATGCTATGTGTTTGAGTTCTTTGACTGATCACTTTAGGGCTTTGCATCTAGTAATTAGAAGATGAATTTGAGGCATACCTGCAATATAATTCAAATTAGCTTCTTGTGATTAAGAGTTGTGAATTAAATTATTGCTTGAGAAATAATAGTGGTTTGCTTGATTCCCTTATTTTATAGTACATAATGAGTCATGCTTGTTAAATTTATACCTGAGAAGAATAGACTACATACCTAGGATATAAGATCTTTACCCGAGAGGGAGATCGAGCATCATACACTTGAGGAAAATTATGGTCTAGAGTACCTAAGAAGGACTTAGATACAAGAATTGTCATCTACAGAAACGATATAATCCATTTGTTGCATCAAGGCGTAGATAGCATTACTTGTGGTTGATTCCGACACCCTAGACTCATCATCATCATACTCTTACTCCTTTCAAATTCTCCTTTCAAATTCAATTACTTTCTCTTATTTTCTGTTTGTGAGTTATTTTTCATCATCATAAAACCTTTTTCAAAAACCCCAAAAATCGTAAGTACAATTTAGTTGAGTCATTGTGTTCGTCTTTGTCAATTTGTGTTTCTTGTTTTATGTGTTTTAGTCACTAGTGGAAATATTGACTTAGCCGACAGAAACAATTCGTTGCCTAAGACCGCATATCCGTCGATTACAATCCTAGCCGACGAATTATCCGTCGTCTAAGTTCCGTTGCCTAGGTGTCGTGAGGTAGACACTTAAACGACGGAAATTAAGTTAGTCATCGACTAAGACCGATCCAACCCGACGGACCCTTACTTGCCTTGTCGAAAAACGGAATCGTCGATAAACTCTCTATTGACGGAAAGTTTTTGTCGGAAATGTTCTTAGCCGACGAATATGAAATTCCTCTTAACCGAGGGAACTGCCGTCGGTATGTATGTTTACCGACGAATATATGATCGTTCTTAAGCAACGGAAAATTCGTCGGTATAGTTTTTGCCCGACGAATGTGTAACTGTTCTTAGTCGACGATTGATTTTTGTATTTGTCGGACATGTTGTTTATCTTAAGTGACGAATGTCACTATTTCTGTCGCCTAGGTATTTTATCTTAGGAGACGAATGTTACTATTCCGTGGCTTCGGTTGTTTATCTTGGGCGACAAAGATTACTGTTTCCGTCGTCCAAGATAAATATCTTGGGTGACGAAGGTTTCTGGTTCCGTCGCCTAAGAGATTTTAATTAGGGTGAAAAAACATTGAATTTTTGTTTTTTTTTTTGGGGTTTCACTGAATGTTTCCAAAAATTACAAATCAGTAACAATAATGAAACACATATAGATACATATATACCGGAAGCACTGGATTTGGACCATTTTTCATATATTGATCACAGATGGACAAATATTATTCATATATACAAAATAATTAATGAATTAACTAGGTAGAAAATTGTTCACACAATGTAGTTAAACTATGAATCTTCTACAAAATCAATAATTCTAAGGACGTCCGTTGTCCAATTCTATATTATCGCCTAAATCATCATTGTTTTGTGGGGGAAACATGTGGAGGAGGAGAAGCATCTGGAGGTGGAGGAGGAAACTATGGAGGAGGAGGAGCTGGCATACCTAGGTGCTCATATAAGGCTGCAACTTGGGACTGCACAGCACTATACATAGATTCAGCACGCAGGGCACGCTGCTGGACCTCTGTTAACTGCTGCTGGGCACAATCCTCTGATTCCTTTAGTCTCTGCTCATAGCGCTACTGCACCTCTTGGAGTTGTTGCTCATCAACTCTAGGAGGACGACTACGTGAAGTGAAACCATTTGAAGAATGGCTCAAGTCTCGCTCGCCTCCTCGTCCCATCCCTCTGATCTCCTTTCCTTTGCGAGTTTTGAGCACCGTACCCAACACCTCAATTTGTTGGGACTGAACACTTTCCATGATATGCTCATCCGTAACGTCAGTGTGTTGTTCCTTAAATGCATTCTTTCGTTTATTGACCTCATCAACCATGTCATTCTGTATGCATTTAAAATACATCAATAAAGTTTCCATAATAAAGTTTACTGGTTGCATAATAAACAGAGAAGCTACTGGGGGTCAGTAGAAGTTTACTGCCCCCCAGTAAACTTCTACTGGGGGTCAGTAAACTTGCAATTCAATCGTTACCTCCCTTTCAGTTTCATGGCCACAACACAAAACAAATACCCAAATAAACAACTTTATTGCTCCCTAGTAAACCCAGTAGAACTTTACTGCCCCCTAGTAAACTTCTACTAGGGGTCAGTAAACTTGCAATTCATTATCTCCCTTTCAGTTTTGTGGCCACAACACACAACAGATACCCTAATAAACATCTTTATTAATTGCTCCGTAGTAAACAACTTTATTGCTCCCTAAAACTATACATATTAATTAATGACAGTGATAATAACACTTCTTTTTTGTTTTGGAAGAAGCAGGAAAACATGACATTGTAATTGGACAGTGCCTAGATTCAACTTAATGGTCTCATATATATACCAATAGCCGGATTTACACATGCTTGAAGCATTTGCTAAGCTTACATAAAGTAAAAAGAAAGACACTTACATATTTCTTGGTCGTATCTTCATCACCGGCCTTGACATAGGTCTTCTCAAAACCTTTGATAATTGGAAGCTGCTCCCCTTGTATTCTGAGTTCCTCCATTGTGTAGATGATAGGAGAAGACCCCGTGTGGTGGTGCATAGTCTTCTCCCCACGGTTCCGCTTGTTTGCCAAGGAGAGTCTCTAATATATACACGAAAAAATGTTAAATAGATTAGTAAAATACAAGGGAAACAATGAATGTAATTTAAAAATAAAAATAAAAAACAATGAAGGTAATTTAAAAAATCACCTTGAATGCATCTGACTCGAAGTGCTGGCATAGAAAGTCCCACTGGTCCTCTCTCCCAATGAAATCTGAAGGCATGCCAGAGGACCCTTCCTTCAGATAAGCTTTGTGGCACTAGTACTTCCAATCCTTGTACCTCTCCTGTGCTCTCATCAGTATCCAATTGAACATTGCCTCATCATTTTCATCCCACTCGTACTTCGGTTAAGTAAGAAATAAATCAAAAATTCCCATGTTAAGTACTAAAAATAAAATAAAAAAATTAACACACCCAATTATAAGTTTACGGACCCCAAAGAAGTTTACTGACCCCCAGTAGAAGTTTATACTGACCCCCTGTCACATCCCGACCCTTATATTTTACCTTATTTACTAGTTTGGTTATAATAAGAATTTTTAGCATCTCCGTTATTGAGGTAATAGTTTAATTGGTCTCTAGAGGGGTTTCGGGGACGATTATATGCGGAGGATTATTCGTAGGAGAAAATTA
This genomic interval carries:
- the LOC101292501 gene encoding AP2-like ethylene-responsive transcription factor At1g16060-like, whose translation is MAKLSNQNQKANGNNNATTTATAVNNANAVNKTAVTKVKRTRRSVPRDSPPQRSSIYRGVTRHRWTGRYEAHLWDKNCWNESQNKKGRQGAYDDEEAAAHAYDLAALKYWGQDTILNFPLATYQKEMNDMEGQSREEYIGSLRRKSSGFSRGVSKYRGVARHHHNGRWEARIGRVFGNKYLYLGTYATQEEAATAYDMAAIEYRGLNAVTNFDLSRYIKWLKPNGPNNDIIGQAITNPTTEAKLVGDVTQNPNELDQTGLGFFHNLAYSPPEETMMAQLPRPTTATSALGLLLQSSKFKEMMEMTTATDSSSMIMTSSSTPELHQCTFPDDIQTYFDCQDSTSYGDGDDAMFNELNSFIPSMFQCDFTV